The following are encoded together in the Bradymonas sediminis genome:
- a CDS encoding TetR/AcrR family transcriptional regulator produces the protein MSRTSSDNSEPTRAKILAGAMSVFADQGTRVPVQQILEGADVSRRTFYRFFSNREAVMLALYEFGTEMLLKNCRASIQRAETPAEVVAGCIDAHLAGVSTLGRLVYLLGGEAQSPDSPLYAPRMRTHKALAELVREALADDLPDTCDPLLVSSLLIALESIARTVLQDEGRRVEAEMVERARAVMMRLATATLLAPAGGGVTRLPEE, from the coding sequence ATGAGTCGAACTTCCAGCGATAACTCGGAGCCTACCCGGGCTAAAATCCTCGCCGGTGCGATGAGCGTCTTCGCCGACCAGGGCACTCGTGTGCCGGTCCAACAGATCTTGGAGGGCGCGGACGTCTCGCGGCGCACGTTTTATCGGTTCTTTTCGAACCGCGAAGCCGTCATGCTCGCGCTCTACGAGTTCGGCACCGAGATGCTTCTGAAGAACTGCCGCGCGTCGATCCAGCGCGCCGAGACCCCGGCCGAAGTCGTCGCCGGCTGCATCGACGCCCACCTCGCCGGGGTCAGCACCCTCGGTCGACTTGTTTATTTGCTCGGCGGCGAAGCTCAGAGCCCCGACTCTCCGCTCTACGCGCCGCGAATGCGCACCCACAAGGCGCTGGCCGAACTCGTCCGAGAAGCCCTGGCCGACGACCTGCCCGACACCTGCGACCCGCTGCTGGTGAGCAGCCTGCTCATCGCGCTTGAGTCCATCGCGCGCACGGTGCTGCAGGACGAGGGCCGCCGCGTCGAGGCCGAAATGGTCGAGCGCGCGCGCGCCGTGATGATGCGCCTGGCGACCGCCACGCTGCTCGCCCCGGCGGGCGGTGGCGTGACGCGGTTACCTGAGGAGTAA
- a CDS encoding flavin-containing monooxygenase yields MTTPHVDILIIGAGLSGICAGHYVQTECPDMSFAILEGRAALGGTWDLFRYPGIRSDSDMHTLGFSFRPWPNPQALADGPSILRYLNDTVEACGLTSKIHYNRRVETVRWSSEDARWTVISRCADTGEESARTCNFVWFCTGYYRYERGYMPDFKGVEQFDGELIHPQRWPEDIDFDGKRVVVIGSGATAVTLLPAMAERAAHITMLQRSPSYVMSVPNRDVFSQWATRLLGDARGADMTRWKNILRMMLFYQYAKRLPKSARRFILEPVRKAVGDILDVDTHFNPAYDPWDQRVCFVPDGDFFEALRRGDASVVTDHIERFTPTGIALRSGEHLDADIVISATGLEVQVAGGARIEVDGQTVDPGQRTMYKGAMLSGVPNAVISLGYTNASWTLKCELISQWTCRLLKHMEEHHHRVCTPRLPPNEDIPQPLIDLKSGYIQRAMGKLPTQGKRLPWRLYQNYFLDRALFRYARVSDGALVFE; encoded by the coding sequence ATGACAACACCGCACGTGGACATCCTTATCATCGGCGCCGGGCTCTCGGGGATCTGCGCCGGGCACTACGTACAGACCGAATGCCCAGACATGTCCTTCGCAATCCTTGAGGGTCGCGCTGCGCTCGGGGGCACCTGGGATTTATTTCGCTACCCGGGGATTCGCTCCGACTCCGATATGCACACGCTCGGCTTCTCGTTTCGCCCCTGGCCCAACCCCCAGGCGCTCGCCGACGGGCCGTCAATCCTACGGTATTTAAATGACACGGTTGAGGCGTGCGGATTGACCTCAAAGATCCACTATAACCGGCGCGTCGAGACGGTGCGTTGGTCCTCCGAAGACGCGCGCTGGACGGTGATTTCGCGCTGCGCCGACACCGGCGAGGAGTCGGCGCGCACATGTAATTTCGTGTGGTTTTGTACGGGTTATTATCGCTACGAGCGCGGCTATATGCCCGACTTTAAAGGGGTTGAGCAATTCGACGGCGAGCTGATTCACCCGCAGCGCTGGCCCGAAGATATCGACTTCGACGGCAAGCGCGTCGTCGTCATCGGAAGCGGCGCGACCGCGGTCACCTTGCTCCCCGCGATGGCCGAGCGCGCCGCCCATATCACCATGCTCCAGCGCTCGCCGAGCTATGTGATGTCGGTGCCCAACCGCGACGTGTTCTCCCAATGGGCGACGCGCCTTTTGGGCGACGCGCGCGGCGCCGATATGACCCGATGGAAGAATATCCTGCGCATGATGCTCTTCTACCAATACGCCAAGCGTCTGCCGAAGAGCGCCCGACGCTTCATCCTCGAGCCGGTGCGCAAAGCGGTGGGAGACATCCTCGACGTCGACACCCACTTTAACCCGGCCTATGACCCCTGGGACCAGCGGGTGTGTTTCGTGCCCGACGGCGACTTCTTCGAGGCGCTGCGCCGGGGCGATGCCTCGGTGGTCACCGACCATATCGAGCGATTCACCCCGACCGGCATCGCCCTTCGCTCCGGCGAGCACCTCGACGCCGATATTGTCATCAGCGCCACGGGGCTTGAGGTCCAGGTCGCCGGCGGCGCGCGCATCGAGGTCGACGGCCAAACCGTCGACCCTGGCCAGCGCACCATGTACAAGGGCGCGATGCTCAGCGGTGTGCCGAACGCCGTCATCTCGCTGGGTTATACCAACGCCTCGTGGACCCTAAAATGCGAGCTGATCAGCCAGTGGACCTGTCGGCTGCTCAAGCATATGGAGGAGCATCACCATCGGGTCTGCACCCCACGATTGCCGCCGAACGAAGACATCCCACAGCCCCTCATTGACCTGAAATCGGGCTATATCCAACGCGCCATGGGCAAACTCCCCACCCAGGGTAAACGGCTGCCGTGGCGCCTCTATCAGAATTACTTTCTCGACCGCGCGCTATTTCGCTACGCGCGGGTGAGTGATGGCGCGTTGGTATTTGAGTGA
- a CDS encoding type I restriction endonuclease: MSQTSHKSNFAFLAEHDERLAKIGYEAEQLASISPTACMMQIRMLAELLAKETAAYVGIYLDEGVSFYQMLVRLERESAFQDDIKDLFHEVRMNANDVVHGEVFLDNAKGVATNYLRLTRKIAIWFHRSFGRDGKFTAGPFVEPPDLSAQRQQVLSENRNLQAAIDDAQKAVIDANERALREKHRRAEAEDLLDQLREERNVFQALAEEYEARLVGLQSQTEAASGEQRVERESRMRQASENFELDEQETRAIIDAQLRQRGWRADTDELRWASGARPEEGKQLAIAEVPTAAGPADYVLFDGLTPVAIVEAKRWDQPIQGGIEQAKRCSRAWDLADYAPPSPSPWAIDGLEYEIPFVFASNGREYLHQFKAHRGIWFQDLRRDTNRARPLARWITPDGLRLRLDGDVD; encoded by the coding sequence ATGTCTCAAACGTCCCACAAATCAAATTTCGCCTTCCTCGCCGAGCACGACGAGCGACTCGCTAAGATCGGCTACGAGGCCGAGCAACTCGCCAGCATCAGCCCGACCGCGTGCATGATGCAGATTCGCATGCTCGCCGAATTGCTCGCCAAAGAGACCGCGGCGTATGTGGGGATTTATCTGGACGAAGGTGTTTCGTTTTACCAGATGCTCGTGCGATTGGAGCGGGAATCGGCGTTCCAAGACGATATCAAGGACCTGTTCCACGAGGTTCGCATGAACGCCAACGACGTGGTCCACGGCGAGGTGTTTTTGGATAACGCGAAGGGCGTGGCGACCAATTATTTGCGGCTGACCCGCAAGATCGCCATCTGGTTTCATCGCTCGTTTGGGCGCGACGGCAAATTTACTGCGGGTCCGTTCGTCGAGCCGCCGGACCTGAGCGCGCAGCGCCAGCAGGTCTTGAGTGAGAATCGCAACCTGCAGGCGGCCATCGATGACGCCCAAAAGGCTGTCATCGACGCCAACGAGCGCGCGCTGCGTGAAAAACACCGCCGCGCCGAGGCCGAAGATCTGCTCGACCAACTCCGCGAGGAGCGAAATGTCTTCCAGGCGCTCGCCGAGGAGTACGAGGCGCGTCTGGTCGGGCTGCAGTCGCAGACCGAAGCGGCCAGCGGCGAGCAGCGGGTCGAGCGCGAATCGCGCATGCGCCAGGCGAGTGAGAATTTCGAGCTCGATGAGCAGGAGACCCGCGCGATCATCGACGCCCAGCTTCGCCAACGCGGCTGGCGCGCCGACACAGACGAGCTTCGCTGGGCCAGCGGCGCGCGCCCCGAAGAGGGCAAACAACTCGCCATCGCCGAGGTGCCCACGGCCGCTGGCCCCGCCGATTATGTGCTCTTCGACGGACTGACGCCGGTCGCCATCGTCGAGGCCAAGCGCTGGGATCAGCCCATCCAGGGCGGCATCGAGCAGGCGAAGCGCTGCAGCCGCGCCTGGGACCTCGCTGACTACGCGCCGCCGTCGCCAAGCCCCTGGGCCATCGACGGTCTTGAGTACGAGATTCCGTTCGTCTTCGCGTCGAACGGTCGCGAGTACCTTCACCAGTTCAAGGCGCATCGAGGTATCTGGTTTCAGGATCTTCGCCGCGATACGAACCGTGCGCGTCCGCTGGCCCGCTGGATCACGCCGGACGGGCTGCGTCTGAGGCTAGATGGAGATGTCGATTAA
- a CDS encoding DUF6261 family protein has protein sequence MFSDITKMLDLRVMDTGSKRHVLDKMAAGVAALGDARLSRLHADALAQTAVASEVNLQWLNQKEINDTARSDARAIDHDLDRQLGSLHTILKTFAELPTGGPAAAHARSVIDALFVRGVAPYTTLSFNQEHDQVRTLIAKLRSDHAAAIAAVNLSDMVDDLEALNTEYGRALNKDVLRISFEKVTQARRQSDTAFHTFLLALIGHMADQPDALSEHLEPLRVQQKRLATYLRRHNASPTVDPETGEPMEPPEPLDEVVAPAEPV, from the coding sequence ATGTTTAGCGATATCACCAAGATGCTCGATTTGCGCGTGATGGATACCGGCAGCAAGCGCCACGTGCTCGACAAGATGGCCGCGGGTGTGGCCGCGCTGGGCGACGCGCGGCTCTCCCGCCTGCACGCCGACGCGCTGGCCCAGACCGCGGTCGCCAGCGAAGTCAACCTGCAATGGCTCAACCAAAAGGAGATCAATGACACCGCCCGCAGCGACGCCCGCGCCATCGACCACGACCTGGACCGCCAGCTCGGGAGCCTGCACACCATCTTAAAAACCTTCGCCGAGCTGCCCACCGGTGGCCCGGCGGCCGCCCACGCCCGCAGCGTCATCGACGCACTCTTCGTACGCGGCGTCGCCCCCTACACCACCCTGAGCTTCAACCAAGAGCACGACCAGGTCCGCACGCTTATCGCCAAATTGCGCAGCGATCACGCCGCCGCGATCGCCGCCGTCAACCTGAGCGATATGGTAGACGACCTCGAAGCCCTGAACACCGAATACGGCCGGGCGCTCAACAAGGACGTGCTTCGCATCAGCTTCGAGAAGGTCACCCAGGCGCGCCGCCAATCCGACACCGCCTTCCACACCTTCCTGCTCGCCCTGATCGGCCACATGGCCGACCAACCCGACGCGCTGAGCGAGCACCTCGAGCCCCTGCGCGTCCAACAAAAACGGCTCGCCACGTACCTGCGCCGCCACAACGCCTCGCCCACCGTCGACCCCGAAACCGGCGAGCCGATGGAGCCGCCCGAGCCCCTCGATGAGGTCGTCGCGCCGGCCGAACCCGTCTAA
- a CDS encoding GTPase, whose protein sequence is MKHHASLEIIELSRKANRLLGEAHEILASEPSDKVAGFGELFPKTVGESGVPKVVVAGQYSAGKSTLLKALTGIDAIAVGAAITTDKPQTYAWEGIELVDTPGIETSIRPDHDALSYKEIAAADLILYVISNELMDEHIAQNFRKLAIEQEKAHKMMLVVNKMDRHALGNVPEAREVVLGELNEVLAPYSTDDIPVAFVAAELAISAQAEADEELASFDWEDSNFEGFHAQLDAFISQRKLAGQYTSALHQLQHALLKTRAALSTDDPTVSGLEEMLLQRRKRLVDGKLRIEQQARAQVREAASDIRQTGTQMASQLTMSGDAKEVKEKLSSAEASVETRSDKLAADLQQTLGEALESLEGDLAQLANSNFSKAVIARAVSELDQNVGLDTIDPALLNRITNAGDQLGSFGNWLVAQTPANAKGAPKPLKPGDASGNQLQDTVKFVGEKLGYKFKPMELVQWSKRLGTAGKVLTVAGPLVSMGAQAFADFQAAKQETELKQLRQGVRSGFNDAADELEMHFDAQTGTFVTQTVLAEIQKIDQQIEELRGGRKSENALVANVEDLLSRTRGLIREISAAG, encoded by the coding sequence ATGAAGCACCACGCATCGCTAGAGATTATCGAGCTAAGCCGAAAGGCGAACCGTCTGCTCGGCGAGGCCCACGAAATCCTCGCCTCCGAGCCATCAGACAAGGTCGCGGGATTCGGCGAGTTATTTCCAAAAACAGTGGGAGAGTCGGGGGTGCCAAAGGTGGTCGTCGCCGGTCAATATAGCGCCGGAAAGTCGACCCTGCTCAAGGCCTTAACCGGCATCGACGCCATCGCGGTAGGCGCGGCGATCACGACCGACAAACCCCAAACCTACGCCTGGGAGGGCATCGAGCTGGTCGACACCCCCGGCATTGAGACCTCCATTCGCCCCGACCACGACGCGCTGAGCTACAAGGAAATCGCCGCGGCAGACCTGATCTTATATGTCATCTCCAACGAGCTCATGGACGAGCATATCGCCCAGAATTTCCGCAAGCTCGCCATCGAGCAAGAAAAGGCCCATAAGATGATGTTGGTGGTCAATAAAATGGACCGCCACGCGCTTGGCAACGTCCCCGAGGCGCGCGAGGTTGTCCTGGGCGAGCTCAACGAGGTGCTCGCGCCCTACTCGACGGACGATATTCCGGTCGCCTTTGTCGCCGCCGAACTCGCCATATCGGCCCAGGCCGAGGCCGACGAGGAGCTCGCCAGCTTCGACTGGGAAGACAGCAATTTCGAGGGCTTTCACGCCCAGCTTGACGCGTTTATCAGCCAACGAAAATTGGCCGGTCAATATACCTCGGCCTTGCACCAACTTCAGCACGCCCTGCTGAAGACACGCGCCGCCTTGAGCACCGACGACCCGACCGTCTCGGGCCTCGAAGAGATGCTCTTGCAGCGGCGAAAACGCCTGGTCGACGGCAAGCTGCGAATCGAACAGCAGGCGCGCGCGCAGGTGCGCGAGGCGGCCTCCGACATCCGCCAGACCGGCACCCAAATGGCCAGCCAATTGACCATGAGCGGCGACGCAAAGGAGGTCAAAGAGAAGCTGTCGAGCGCGGAGGCATCGGTCGAAACACGCAGCGATAAGCTGGCCGCCGACCTGCAGCAGACGCTCGGCGAAGCGCTCGAGTCACTCGAAGGCGACCTGGCTCAACTGGCCAATAGCAACTTCAGCAAGGCGGTCATCGCGCGCGCGGTGAGCGAGCTCGACCAGAACGTCGGCCTCGACACCATCGACCCCGCCCTGCTCAATCGCATCACAAACGCGGGCGACCAGCTCGGCTCCTTCGGCAACTGGCTGGTCGCACAAACACCGGCCAACGCCAAGGGCGCGCCCAAACCTCTCAAACCGGGCGACGCCTCGGGCAACCAGCTCCAGGACACCGTGAAGTTTGTCGGCGAGAAGCTCGGCTATAAATTTAAGCCCATGGAGCTGGTGCAGTGGAGCAAACGCCTCGGCACCGCCGGCAAGGTCCTGACGGTCGCGGGCCCGCTGGTGAGCATGGGCGCGCAGGCCTTCGCCGACTTCCAGGCCGCCAAACAAGAGACCGAACTCAAGCAACTTCGCCAGGGTGTGCGCAGCGGATTTAACGACGCCGCCGATGAACTCGAGATGCACTTCGACGCCCAAACCGGCACCTTCGTCACCCAAACAGTGCTCGCCGAAATCCAGAAGATCGACCAGCAAATCGAGGAGCTTCGCGGCGGTCGAAAGTCAGAGAATGCGCTGGTCGCCAACGTTGAAGATCTTCTGAGCCGCACCCGCGGGCTTATTCGGGAGATTTCTGCGGCGGGTTGA
- a CDS encoding GTPase domain-containing protein translates to MTHTSLEQALAASHRAAKQAYLAGRASLSSCESAIEATRNDLSTIIAELEEMDAEASEAIEALEEQLNAVGDKLETDFRAQVATFETFHEQLERFSVTLFGRTMTGKSTLMEILTQGDGGSIGKGAQRTTRDIRTYQWKNLEITDVPGIAAFGGEVDEEVAYEAARRADVILFLITDDAPQPVEAEHLARVIALGKPVIGLCNVKMALERERDFKRFKMRHDKVFADERIESIVAQFHAMLGEHVPGVDVEFFPIHLRARFLANSPDHEAHAEELRELSRFAEFERRLLREVVERGPMIRTRTLGDAAVVPLLEMTQMLFSFSRDNARVAELFSDKLAQMQRWRAKNKTSSDAKLADAVGRRVDELRTQVPGFVEEFLEDKKIDKEWKKLLKQVNLEAAVEVAQKEVASETKRQMEEFGKELEREIEILSREFESLDLDAASIIDTRRIASWAIIGVSLGVALVSVFAVAAAPMLVGTGFALAVGGSEILFKLFTKTREEKLKKHREELTEQLSNHLDALENDALAALDNWYEKNIEADFVVPYLSSLRVIASTLERLSKAQRELAITLLHEVKLVNHQLLACAFKELDGPAMHELSKDSFARVPGLESALVIGEDNQAVLEAQFDLERMLDTPLRIVIDTGERSSLIKQVLGADCERVTIDEDARRAEVTCPAPSPQTDTRLNLAQQLTGLQIVYRQG, encoded by the coding sequence ATGACCCACACCTCCCTCGAACAAGCCCTCGCCGCCTCTCACCGCGCCGCCAAACAAGCCTACCTGGCCGGGCGCGCGAGCCTGAGCAGCTGCGAGTCGGCGATCGAAGCGACGCGCAACGACCTGAGCACCATCATCGCCGAACTCGAGGAGATGGACGCCGAGGCGTCCGAGGCGATTGAGGCCCTCGAGGAGCAACTCAATGCGGTGGGCGACAAGCTTGAGACGGATTTTCGGGCGCAGGTGGCGACCTTTGAGACCTTTCATGAGCAGCTTGAGCGCTTCTCGGTGACGCTCTTTGGGCGCACGATGACCGGCAAGTCCACCTTGATGGAGATTCTGACCCAGGGGGACGGCGGCTCCATCGGCAAGGGGGCTCAGCGCACGACGCGCGATATCCGCACCTATCAGTGGAAAAACCTTGAGATCACCGACGTCCCGGGCATCGCCGCGTTTGGCGGGGAGGTCGACGAGGAGGTCGCCTACGAGGCGGCCAGGCGCGCGGATGTGATTCTATTTTTGATCACCGACGACGCCCCGCAGCCGGTCGAGGCAGAGCACCTTGCGCGGGTCATCGCGCTCGGAAAACCCGTCATCGGCCTATGCAATGTCAAGATGGCGCTGGAGCGGGAGCGCGACTTTAAGCGCTTTAAGATGCGCCACGACAAGGTCTTCGCCGATGAGCGCATCGAGAGCATCGTCGCGCAATTTCACGCGATGCTTGGCGAGCATGTGCCGGGGGTCGACGTCGAGTTTTTCCCGATTCATCTGCGCGCGCGATTCCTGGCGAATTCGCCGGACCATGAGGCGCACGCAGAGGAGCTTCGGGAGCTGAGTCGCTTCGCTGAGTTCGAGCGTCGACTGCTCCGAGAGGTCGTTGAGCGCGGGCCGATGATTCGCACGCGCACGCTCGGCGACGCGGCGGTGGTGCCGCTGCTCGAGATGACCCAGATGCTCTTTAGTTTCTCGCGCGACAACGCCCGGGTGGCCGAGCTTTTTAGCGACAAACTCGCGCAAATGCAGCGTTGGCGCGCCAAGAATAAAACCTCATCCGACGCCAAACTCGCCGACGCCGTCGGCCGCCGCGTGGATGAGCTGCGCACCCAGGTCCCGGGCTTCGTCGAAGAGTTTTTGGAAGACAAGAAGATCGACAAGGAATGGAAGAAGCTGCTCAAGCAGGTGAACCTTGAGGCGGCGGTGGAAGTCGCCCAAAAGGAGGTCGCGAGCGAGACCAAGCGCCAGATGGAGGAATTTGGCAAGGAATTGGAGCGCGAGATTGAGATTCTGTCGCGCGAGTTCGAGAGCCTGGACCTGGACGCTGCCAGCATCATCGACACGCGGCGCATCGCCAGTTGGGCGATTATCGGGGTGTCCCTGGGTGTGGCGCTGGTGTCGGTATTCGCGGTCGCCGCCGCGCCGATGCTCGTTGGCACGGGCTTCGCGCTCGCCGTCGGTGGCAGCGAGATTCTCTTCAAGCTCTTCACGAAGACCCGCGAGGAGAAGCTCAAAAAACATCGCGAAGAGCTGACCGAACAGCTCTCAAATCACCTCGACGCGCTTGAGAACGACGCCCTCGCCGCCCTCGACAATTGGTATGAAAAGAATATCGAGGCGGACTTCGTCGTTCCATATTTGAGCAGCCTCAGGGTCATCGCGTCGACCCTCGAGCGGCTGTCGAAGGCGCAGCGAGAGCTCGCGATTACGCTGCTCCACGAGGTTAAACTCGTGAATCACCAGCTCCTCGCCTGCGCCTTCAAGGAGCTCGATGGCCCCGCGATGCACGAGCTCTCCAAAGATAGCTTCGCGCGGGTTCCGGGCCTGGAGAGCGCGTTGGTTATCGGCGAAGACAATCAAGCCGTGCTCGAGGCCCAATTCGACCTGGAGCGCATGCTCGACACGCCGCTTCGCATCGTGATCGATACGGGCGAGCGGAGCTCACTCATCAAGCAAGTCCTGGGCGCGGATTGCGAGCGTGTCACCATCGACGAAGACGCGCGCCGCGCCGAGGTCACCTGCCCGGCGCCCTCGCCGCAAACCGACACGCGCCTCAACCTCGCCCAGCAACTCACGGGTTTGCAGATCGTTTATCGGCAAGGTTAA